Within Spodoptera frugiperda isolate SF20-4 chromosome 22, AGI-APGP_CSIRO_Sfru_2.0, whole genome shotgun sequence, the genomic segment ATTTGAGATGGCAGGTTGGTTGTAATCTTATATTTAACTTGCTTcttccagcggcttcgcccgtattattataaaaagtaacctatgtgttattccagaccattatCTACGCCTGTTCCATCTTCACCAATTTCATCTCGATcgcttcagtcgttttgacgtgattgaacaacaaaattacagaCAATCATGTCGTTAAAGTAGTCTAATAgctaaaaaatactacaaaatatgaaaatgaattaataGAATTATGGTAAAATCTAATATCTAATATTAGATTAGATATTAGATAAATATAAtctaatatctaataataatttaatatagtttttactAACCAAACTACCTAATTTGAAGCCCAGTttttaacagttttaaaaacaacTACGCATAAAATATAAGAGAGACAGCGGTAAGCGATTGTTTTACTCTATGtagttttagggaacagagagtaaagttccctaagaaaagtgTGCGTGTGCGATGTGGGATGtagtgcgatgcaggatatctatgacgtcatccgttgatttgctcgtcgatagtctatgtgcgactactgtcatctgtcacttgtcagagtgtcgccacatagtgattaataaattgtaaattcgCAGGTAATAGACACGCCGGGTATCCTGGACCACCCGCTAGAGGAGCGCAACGTGATCGAGATGCAGGCCGTGACCGCGCTGGCGCACCTCCGCGCCGCCGTGCTCTACTTCGTGGACTTGTCAGAGCAGTGCGGCCATAGTATACAGGAACAGGTATATACTATTATATTGATTTCTGTAAATTTCCAGTCCTCAAAATCTCAAATCCCTAAACTCCCAATCCCCAAACCTCCAATCCCCCAATCCCCTAAACCTCCAATCCCCCAATCCCCTAAACCTCCAATCCCCCAATCCCCTAAACCCGCAATCCCCAAACGCCTAATCCCCCAACCCCCAATCCCCTCAACCTCCAATCCCCCAATCCCCTAAACCCCCAATCCCCTAAACCTCCAATCCCCTAAACCTCCAATCCCCCAATCCCTTAAACCTCTAATCCCCCAATCCCCCTAAATACCAAATCCTCAATTCCTAAAAGGCTGGTACCGTACTTGTAACTCTATTAGTATAGCTGATGCGAATTGGATAGCACTGTTGGCAACAtattttgggttcgattccagaGTGGAACAAGTTGTTGTATAATCCacaaatcaattattatatttttgaaacttgactagtttcaagttatactagaggctcattttCATGGCCAGCTTTCCATCGTATTTCAAATAGttataattaaagttataataagatcTAGAAATTGTtgaacaaaagtatttttttaaagatcattctttcatttttattccttaaaacaatatcatttaataatacattccatgcaaaatttctttattattaattctcTATATTCTTCATTCCAGATCTCCCTATTCGAGAGTATAAAGCCCCTGTTCAGCAACAAGCCTCTAATCGTGGTGCTGAACAAAATGGATGTGCTGACTCCTGAGGATCTGCCGCCCAACAAAAAGGAGATCGTTGACCAGCTACTTGAGAACTGCGCTAAAGGAAATCTTGTCAAGTAAGTTAATATTTACACACAACctaattcccaatcttccccatccccattcccgaactacaacccttaaattcctaactcccaaaaagccggcaacgcacttgtaacgcctctggtgtttcaagtgtccatgggcggcggcgattgcttaccatcaggtaatacgtctgctcgattatcggcatgtctcataaaaaaaaaacacccgcacacacacaacttcacgccttttatccccgaaggggtaggcagaggtgcacattacggtgcgtaaagccgctatacaatgtacactcactattccccatttgtgttataagttccatgtaatagggggtgagcctattgccatatcctggacgcaattccagactccgtgctactaccgagaaattttcgaaaatccgaaaaaagcccagtaatactttgcccgacccgggaatcgaacccgagactccttgttcggcagtcgcacttgcgaccactcgaccaacgaggcagtcaatatttACTGTGCTATAAAAGAGaacagtttgtttttttttatggaacacgttattatttataacttgctacttccgcgcggtttcacccgctttgcttggctccgattggtcatagcgtaatgttttatagcctatagccttcctcgataaatgcactatacaacacaaaaagaattattaaaatcggaccagtagttctagagattagcgcgtttaaacaaacaaacaatgaaactcttcagctttataatattagtatagatttcgcCCGTTCGAAGTTGTGTACAGTAACATACTGTAGTACAGTCAACTCGGGCACACAGCGACAGCTTGGCATAAGGTCGCCGGCAGAGCTAGTGCTCTAGCAGGCATTACCCATGTCAaggacaaataaatatataaaataatttttatggtacgagtataagccggtaaacgagcgtacgtaccacctgatggtaagcaatcgccgccgcgcatggacacttgaaacaccagaggcgttacaagtgcgttgccggccttttggtgggaATCGGGGCTTGGGATGATTTGGAAGGggatgcatacatacataacctcgcgcctgtctcccatgggggtaggcagagacaatggaacactaattgctacaaatctcacatacctctttcgctatTCTGTCATGTTAAAGTTAACATTAAAATTCCGGGGTTGTTAACAATAATGTGTAAAAAATCCGGATATGTTAACAATGAACATCAAAATAAGTGTTTAGAAACGTTTTCGACTATATTATTAATACTGTTGTTTGTGTCCACAGCGCGGATCCGAACTCCGACCTGTCAGTGGTCCCTGTGATGCGCATGTCGACCATCACGGAGGAGGGAGTGCAGGAGGTTAAGATTGAGGCCTGCGAGAGGTTACTCGGACACAGGGTCACTGAGAAAATGAGGACTAAGAAGGTacatatatagttttttttaatttattagttactcccaagagccatcaaaccaccacataTAGGGCCCAGTATgctgtagggctgatgcctgatccggagctgcggaatacctagcgggtttaccggagctctggttcgaaaagcaggagtaggaacggggtggtgtttactcagtaagagtctaaggCGGAACAAGTCACTGGGtaatttaccccctcaaaaaaagtcaaGCCTTTTCGACATTGACATGTCtattttgtaattacaaaaactatacttattttatcaatttatttatttcttgtttcGCATACTCTAtgagtaataatttttaaataatatatcctTATAATAtcactaacttctgccagtggctgCGTCCGCGTTCCTGTGAtgtaaaagtagcctatgtgttattccagaccataatctatccctgttccatgtctgtataaacctcacggagcccgaaacctttccaacgaatgcaaaaccgtggaaatcggttcgtgcgttctggagttatagtgtcaggaaggaaaagccgactcatttttatattgtggactagctacttccgcgcggtttcacccgcactgctcagttcctattgatcgtggcgtgatgatttatagtctataaccttcgataaatgcgctatccaacgtaaaaagaattattcaaatcagtcCAGTAGTTCCTGAtgttagcgcattcaaacaaactcttcagctttataatattagtatagatgacaATATCATGATCTCCGCAGGTGGACGGCATCCTAAACCGTCTCCACGTGTCAGTGCCAGCGCCGCGCGACATCAAGGCGCGGCCCGCCGTCATCCCCGCCTCGGTCCTGGCCAAGAAGCAACAACAGGCAGACAAGGCACGCAAGAGGAAACTCGAGAGGGACATAGAGGTTGAGGAGGGCGATGACTATGTGCTCGGTGAGTGCCTTTTATTACAATCTTGTGCAAATATACAGATATGCACATATACATATCATATATTAGCTACAAATAGATAGAAGTGCACATTATACATAGTAGTACCCAGACTAGTTATGTTATGCTTTTCCTAATATAAGAtgaaaaattgaaatgaaattaaaataaaaataaaaaatataaaataaaattagggaTTGAGTCATAGATTTGCGGACTCCATGTTATTACTGAAAAACTcgacaataattttattataacttttgtgagacatactaaattaataattatgttatcggcttactaacgtaaccgttcgacgaggaactcgactagttacaagccatgctagaggctcatattcatgagcagcattccgcgacacataaCGCGGCGATTGTGCTCAAAACTAGTAGAATTCCTCGTCTCGAATTAAGAACAAGTTTATTAGTTCTaagcataatattaataagttatgGAAGAACGGTGTCTCCCAATACAGGCTGTCTATGCTTAACGGGAGGCTCCAATCACAATCTTTTTTGTACAATCCtttatgaactaataaatatttttcatttttcattttcatttcattttttcaAAGCTAGATTGGAATaaattagaaagaaagaaagaaggaaggaaggaaggaaggaaggaaggaagataaataatttatttatcacttttaatgaattgactttattatttatacacagaCCTACAGAAGAACTACAGCGAGATCCCGGAGGAGGAGCGCCACGACCCCATTCCGGAGTTCTGGGAGGGACACAACATTGCAGACTACATCGACCCCGACATATTCGAGGTGAGTTATTATTTGATATAGCATACTGCACGATCCAAGATTTCCTTAATTGTTGGCCAATTATTTATTCTACTGTGTTTTGAAATGTATTAGTATTGACCTATAACAATTCCAAATTCTAATGccaatacctacctatgtaattATTGTATGCCTATTAGGCAGGACATATTGATACTTGAATAATATATTGTTGAGATCTGTAACTTACATATTACAATAAagatactttgactttgactttgagtacaTACAATACTTTGTTGTCCtgaaggttattttctttttccatcactttgactgaatattagttttacattgttctcacagttgaagcaatcgaaacaatgtaaccaagaattgtattgtgaacctgattggaaaagagtaacctatggagtttcttgttagttcttctccataggaatctacactttggaacgagcaaatagcttcactagaggactgaccgacagacagacgttattaatatttgctttgacgttcaaaaatgtcttcctggtctatttgaaataaatgattttgactttaactttgaatatAGGTTGGGCAGTAAGCTCGCCAGACATGATCACcttgcctggtcggaggatactccGTTTCACTAATATGTCGAGGGTTCAATTCCCAGTTTGAGCAAAGTAttgttgtgttttattattcGCCCGTTCGAAGCTGTGTACGGTGACATACTGTAGTACAGTCAACTCGGGCACACAGCGACAGCTTGGCATAAGGTCGCCGGCAGAGCTAGTGCTCTAGCGGGCATTACCCATGTCAAGGAcaaataaatatggaaaatcttttttattgtgatactggtttggtaagcaatcaccgccgcccatggataccgaaacaccagaggcgttacaagtgcgttgccggccttttgggggttaggaatttaagggttgttgggggatcgggGGAAAATTGGTTATTGGGGctttggtaacctcactgacacaacgaaagtcgcgtcagttttctgtgaggccgtggtatcggcCTCATCttgttatttaagagattgacgtgtaaaagagttacattgtaacctatttgcaaaataaatatcatttatcattatcatttatcactccggtcgagccggcccattcatgccgaagcatggctcttccactcTTGTTACACTTGGTTTTAGTATTTTAACCGACCTCAAAAAAAGGCAAGGTACGCAGTTTCACGCATAtgtctttaatatttatgtataatatgtttcAGAAACTGGCGGAGTTGGAGCGCGAGGAAGAGTTGCGCGTGGAGGGAGGCATGTACGCCGTGCCCAAGATCGAGCTGGACGACACCATGAAGGAGATCCGGGAGCTCGCCAGGCAGATACGGTACGTACTCTTATATAGACATAAAGGTTATTGTTGCATGCTTTGGGTGATGAGATCACAGATGCCcagcccggcttcaaagccttgaacacaggcgcaaggtcgcaagcctttccgttttttaccggatacatttcggagagtgtgcgggggaattgcacaacttgattccccctagtccttttcatcatcgaacccaAGTTCAAGCGGTGTAGGCGTACCGCTtctggtagatatcccaccaactcgcacgacagcgcttcgcttcaagcttccttgtgcgaactgctaagtgGAAATTCCATGTTtgtatttcctgatgggtataacctgggtgtcttcaaggacGAGTGAATAaatgcttatgggcagacgtgctccatcgttggccgcatcatcacttaccatcaggcgagatagcggccaaacgtcgacccttttaacataaaaaaagatgcATTTcgttagaaaatatattttgattgcaAGGTTTGCTTcgagcaagtctttgtgtgatccacaaattgttgtttcgggtctgggtgttatatgtatgtgaacttgtatgtttgtaaacgcacccacgacacaggagaaaatctctGTGTaaggcaatgttttttttaaagaacatatCAGATTTTCTGATATTTTAACTCAAAACCGTATGGCATTTAGTCCGCCTTATACCAATATGTACACAATTAATgactatagttttattatatcttttgtgagacatactaaattcaagagcagcattccgcgacaatcgccgcgtcgtgtgtcgcggaatgctgctcatgaatatgagccctagcatggcttgaaactagtcgagttcctcgtcaaacagttacgtcagtaagccgataacagttttagggaacagcgagtaaagttccctaagaaaaggaggatcctccgaccagacgaggtgatcgtgcctggcgggctttctgcccaactgttgttcgttgggattttctatccgtgttatttcgcatgtaaacttcatatgtgcgatgcaggatatttgtcacgtcatccgttgatttgctcgtcgatagtctatgtgcgacttctgtcatctgtcacttgttacttgtcaatgtgtcgccacaacaTGAATgcctaaataaaatgtaatattcctATGCAGCAACAAGAAGGCGATCCTGAAGGACGAGTCCCGCCTGGTGAAGCAGTCCACGAAGCCGGTGATGCCGCGCACCAGCCGCGCGCGCGCCCGCGACCGCTCCACCGGGAAACTCAGGGAGGAGATGGAGAAACTCGGTATGTGCCATGTTTATTactatttgttattgtttatttggcaatagatgttaattttatttatttaattcaaaagttacaacggtagacaaccacttaaagcaacttacatacataactaaaacataatgaaaTAGGAATTAACAACATTCATAAGTTCGCCTCGCAGTACTTATGAATTTATCAGGCGTTGCGTTTCATTTTGTTCTGAAAGGCGATTGACCAACTtatatgggactttggctatttttaaacaagcagtttagctaataatatatgtttgatttaattagTAGTGTTATTCATGTACAATTCTTACACTGGCTTCATACGGCGAAACAatcagtcatcatcatcatcagccgagagacgtccactgctgaacaaagagcctcccccttggtcctccacgtagaacgacaagccgccacctgcatccactggctccccgacTCAGACGATGTCGTGaacacctagtgggaggtctgcccacgttgcgtcttccggtccgcggtcgcacTGTAAACTTCCTggccagcggccatcagtccttgCGACGTCATGCCCATTGCcattcagcctgcatattttgagactATGTCTGTAATCTTGTTCATTTGGCGACTTTCCATAtgttcggattttgtcgcgcaataGATATCCGAGCAtatctctccatcgcgcgctgggcgactctgagcctgcCAGCAGTTAGGTGAACCATGTCTTAAACCGGTCATCACGCAACACAcagtacatcctggtcttcagacactgcgggatttttgacgagaaacttcatgcaacttctgaaatgctgcccatccgtaTTGGATTttagcgacctctttctcgatgTTTAtttacctagctggatgatctacCCATATGTGTATGGTCTACAACtttatatcgttcccaacgacaaccggtagtgcaacatggacatttggcatgattttcgtcttgtccatgtacattttaaggcccacatgttgggaaacggtattgaggtcgctgacatggtgttcagctcttccagcgactctgccattacgactatgtcatcggctaccacggagatgagtgatgtttCGCCATTAATGAAAAAAGCCGCGATCCGCTCcaccaagagcttaaaaacgtcctccagtgcgttcggcagtttcggagatataacgtctccctgtctcacgcccttccgcaactggattggcctcgatatttaattaattagtagtgTTATTCATGTACAATTCTTACACTGGCTTCATACGgcgaaacaataaagttgatatatttaattaattagtagtgTTATTCATGTACAATTCTTACACTGGCTTCATACGgcgaaacaataaagttgatataTTTAAGCAATTAGTAGTGTTATTCATGTACAATTCTTACACTGGCTTCATACGGCGAAACAATCAGttgatatatttaattaattatgtagtgTTATTCATTACAATTCTTATGGCTTTATACGgcgaaacaataaagttgatatatttatttaattagtagtGTTATTCACGGTACAATTCTTACACAACTTCATACGgcgaaacaataaagttgatatatttaattaattagtagtgTTATTCATGTACAATTCTTACACTGGCTTCATACGgcgaaacaataaagttgatatatttaattaattagtagtgTTATTCATGTACAATTCTTACACTGGCTTCATACGgcgaaacaataaagttgatatatttaattaattagtagtgTTATTCATGTACTTACACAGCTTCATACGGCGAAACAATGAAGTTGATATGCTTAAAATCCcgagattaattttaaaaagcagAAAAAATcccgagttttttttttaagtttttacttGTACACAATTTAAACTACTGCACGCATGACGTTTCCGAACTTACATCAATGACATCGGATGTCCAAAGTTGCAAAATACCAATATGCGCGATGTTGCTACACTTGTAATTATGTCTATCTCTGatgttcttattattatttagttgtaataTTGTTAGCCACACGGGATTGTCCATTAGAAATCCCGGAGTCCacattaatattaacatttcgatgcaagtacatacataactcTACCTAATTTCGATATTATAAGGAATCCTTACAGAGAATAATATATCGAGATAGAGTTTCGTAGATAATCCTTGTggattagttatattattattgataatttcttattattcgCCCGTTCGAAGCTGTGTACAGTGGCATACTGTAGTACAGTCAACTCGGGCACACAGCGACAGCTTGGCATAAGGTCGCCGGCAGAGCTCGTGCTCTAGCAGGCATTACCCATGCCAAggacaaattatttattatattttaagaatatcggtaagatcgggtttctttgactctaggggcttaaaaagcaggagtaggaacggggtggtttttagtcagtaagagtctgacactccctctcgcttttcCCAAGGCGAGCAGTCATTAGACGAttcccccccccctcaaaaaaagggggggggggtaactttgacccaaattctataaTCAATAGGAGTCCAGAAcaaagtgtatattagtttgtcaTTGGCCTAtaagtttgggtcaaatttaccccctagggtcaaagaaacccaaTCTtacggtacctatttatttctttgtaactTTGAACAATAATATAACGCCGAGTAGTCCTTTAATGGATACTCGAACCTGTCCTTAGCtatgattttcaaaataattaaaatctttactaactaatgttttaataattggCCGCGAAACTTCCTGACTCCGGGCCAAAATGGGCGTTTTACTAAGAAAATGCTATCATCACCTTTTTAGCCCGAcacaggaatcgaactcgcCATCTCTCGCCATCAAACGTTACAGTTGGGCGAGTCTAGATTTAAGGCCAcaatataagtaaaaatgtttgaataaaattattaagaaaaagaacccgcgacacgttacgTTATTATTGTTCTAGTTAGAAATTTACTGCATATTTATGTGTTCGAGGAATAACTTATAATGCAGTATGGAGTTCACTCATTGCATTAAATTAACTACAAGTTGTAGTCGTCCTCAGAACTCCCCAGGCGTGGATATGTCGGACACGAAGGACGCGCACTTCACGCGGTCCCGCTCGCGCTCCGCGTCGGCGCCGGCCGCCAAGCGCGCGCGCGCAGACTCCCGCGGACGATCCGTCAGCAAACCCGCCCGGGACACagatttagctagaaaaaatcgaaaattaagtagttaatgaaatttatgaatgagagtgtgattatttttgaatattttattgtattgaaaagttgtaataatttatttttgaccgaggatactacccaatatTAGCTTTAGAAGCATATTccaagtaaatatttaacaaaatccgaaaattaaacaattgaaa encodes:
- the LOC118279740 gene encoding nucleolar GTP-binding protein 1 isoform X2; its protein translation is MSLYNFKKIAVVPTAKDFIDIILSKTQRKTPTVVHKHYKISRIRAFYMRKVKFTQQNFHDRLSRIIQEFPKLDDVHPFYADLMNVLYDKDHYKLGLGQLNTARHLIDTVAKDYVRLLKYGDSLYRCKQLKRAALGRMATIMKRQAANLTYLEQVRQHLARLPSIDPYTRTIIICGFPNVGKSSFINKITRADVEVQPYAFTTKSLYVGHTDYKYLRWQVIDTPGILDHPLEERNVIEMQAVTALAHLRAAVLYFVDLSEQCGHSIQEQISLFESIKPLFSNKPLIVVLNKMDVLTPEDLPPNKKEIVDQLLENCAKGNLVNADPNSDLSVVPVMRMSTITEEGVQEVKIEACERLLGHRVTEKMRTKKVDGILNRLHVSVPAPRDIKARPAVIPASVLAKKQQQADKARKRKLERDIEVEEGDDYVLDLQKNYSEIPEEERHDPIPEFWEGHNIADYIDPDIFEKLAELEREEELRVEGGMYAVPKIELDDTMKEIRELARQIRNKKAILKDESRLVKQSTKPVMPRTSRARARDRSTGKLREEMEKLGVDMSDTKDAHFTRSRSRSASAPAAKRARADSRGRSVSKPARDTDLMQRKAKKLAHVAIAKKTKRMGLKGEADRFIGTKMPKHLFAGKRGVGKTDRR
- the LOC118279740 gene encoding nucleolar GTP-binding protein 1 isoform X1, whose protein sequence is MSLYNFKKIAVVPTAKDFIDIILSKTQRKTPTVVHKHYKISRIRAFYMRKVKFTQQNFHDRLSRIIQEFPKLDDVHPFYADLMNVLYDKDHYKLGLGQLNTARHLIDTVAKDYVRLLKYGDSLYRCKQLKRAALGRMATIMKRQAANLTYLEQVRQHLARLPSIDPYTRTIIICGFPNVGKSSFINKITRADVEVQPYAFTTKSLYVGHTDYKYLRWQVIDTPGILDHPLEERNVIEMQAVTALAHLRAAVLYFVDLSEQCGHSIQEQISLFESIKPLFSNKPLIVVLNKMDVLTPEDLPPNKKEIVDQLLENCAKGNLVNADPNSDLSVVPVMRMSTITEEGVQEVKIEACERLLGHRVTEKMRTKKVDGILNRLHVSVPAPRDIKARPAVIPASVLAKKQQQADKARKRKLERDIEVEEGDDYVLDLQKNYSEIPEEERHDPIPEFWEGHNIADYIDPDIFEKLAELEREEELRVEGGMYAVPKIELDDTMKEIRELARQIRNKKAILKDESRLVKQSTKPVMPRTSRARARDRSTGKLREEMEKLGVDMSDTKDAHFTRSRSRSASAPAAKRARADSRGRSVSKPARDTEGVGDRETISGHRKCGPADGEQG